One window of Siniperca chuatsi isolate FFG_IHB_CAS linkage group LG15, ASM2008510v1, whole genome shotgun sequence genomic DNA carries:
- the fndc5a gene encoding fibronectin type III domain-containing protein 5 isoform X1, whose amino-acid sequence MPSSTTHQHTSSAVNTAPPARVNGSARRPSVRKMERFFLLVLSCLCVSRVTADSLSPPVNVTIKAVKANSAVVTWDIPEGDPVIGFAITQQKKDVRMLRFIQEVNTTTRSCALWDLEEETDYIVHVQSISMSGTSPLSEPLRFRTPKEAETQASKGKDEVTMEEVGQTTQLRAGELIIIVVVLIMWAGVIALFCRQYDIIKDNEPNNNKDKAKNSSECSTPEHPTGGLLRSKFPKNNNNRMPSVNIIEV is encoded by the exons ATGCCGAGCAGCACAACACACCAGCACACCAGTTCGGCGGTTAACACAGCTCCTCCGGCCAGAGTAAATGGGAGCGCACGTCGTCCCAGCGTtagaaagatggagagatttTTCCTGCTCGTCCTCAGCTGTCTCTGCGTCTCTCGAGTCACAGCGG ATAGCTTGTCGCCTCCTGTCAATGTGACCATCAAAGCGGTGAAAGCAAACTCTGCTGTGGTGACATGGGACATCCCCGAGGGAGACCCCGTCATTGGCTTTGCCATCACACAGCAG AAGAAAGACGTGCGCATGCTGCGATTTATCCAGGAAGTCAACACCACCACACGCTCCTGTGCATTATGGGACTTGGAGGAAGAGACAGACTACATTGTGCATGTCCAGTCCATCAGCATGTCTGGGACAAGCCCGCTGAGCGAACCCCTGCGCTTCCGGACGCCGAAGGAGGCCGAGACTCAGGCCTCTAAGGGTAAAG ACGAAGTGACGATGGAGGAAGTGGGCCAGACCACCCAGCTGAGGGCAGGGGAGCTCATCATCATCGTGGTGGTACTTATCATGTGGGCAG GTGTGATCGCTCTCTTCTGTCGCCAGTACGACATAATCAAAGACAACGAGCCCAACAACAATAAGGACAAAGCCAAAAACTCCTCAGAGTGCAGCACTCCTGAACATCCGACGGGGGGGCTGTTGCGCAGTAAG